ATTAATATTTAAAGAAGTAAACAGATGACAAGTTTGTTGGTAATTATAGTTTTAGTTTTATTAGCAGTTGCATTATGGCAATTGACCAAGATATTTGATCTTACTCAGGTAGGAGCATCTTCGGACGATTCTCAGGTTGCATCAGATAATGACAATAACATTCAGGGATATATTATGTTTGGCTTTTTAGCTTTCATTTATATATTTACTATTTATGGTTTACTAAAATGGGGTAATTTGGCGCTTCATACTCCTGCTTCTGAGCACGGTGGTTTAGTAGATAATTTAATGAATATTACTTGGGTTTTGATCTTTACAGTTCAAGTTATTACTCAAGGTTTATTATACTGGTTTTCTTTTAAATACAAAGGAAATAAAGATAAAAAAGCGTTATTCTTTGCTGATAGTAATAAATTAGAAGCAATTTGGAGTATCATTCCATCTGTTGTTTTAGCATGTTTGATTCTTTACGGATTGTATGCTTGGAATAACATTATGTTCGTAGATAAAGACGAAGATGTAATTGAGATTGAATTATATGCTCAGCAGTTTAAATGGACGGCTAGATATGCAGGTCAAGATAATGTTTTAGGAAAAGCTAACGTACGTTTGATTGAAGGAGTAAATACATTAGGTGTTGATATGTCTGATAAAAATGCTCAAGATGATATTGTAGTTTCAGAATTACATATTCCTAAAGGTAAAAAAGTTCATTTTAAAATGCGTTCTCAGGATGTATTGCACTCAGCATACTTTCCTCACTTTAGAGCACAAATGAACTGTGTTCCAGGTATGGTTACTGAATTTGCTTTTGTTCCAACTTATACTACTGCTGAATACAGAGAGATGCCATTTATGGTTGAGAAAGTTGCAAACATCAACAAACTTAGAGCTGAAAAAAGTATTGAATTAGTTGCAAAAGGAGGAACAGCTTTAGATCCTTATACATTTGATTATTTATTATTATGTAATAAAATTTGTGGAGCTTCTCACTACAATATGCAAATGAAGGTTGTTGTAGATACTCCAGAAGACTATAAAAAATGGTTAAGTGAAAAAACTACTTTAGCACAGGATATCGCAGCTGCAAAAGCTGCTGAGAAACCAGCTGAAGGAGCTGCACCAACTACAGATTCTACTGCTAAAGTAATCGACACAGTTAAAGCTGTTGTTGATACTGTTAAAGCAGCTGTAGCTAAAGTTGCAATGAAATAATATTATTTAGAAAATTTAAAGTACACATATATGTCAGCAGAAGCGCACGATCACGATCACGGACACGATCACGAGCACGAACATCATCATAAAGACACGTTCATTACTAAATATATTTTTAGTATTGATCACAAAATGATTGCTAAACAATACTTGATTACTGGTATTGTTATGGGAGTAATTGGTATTGCAATGTCCTTGCTTTTTAGAATGCAATTGGCGTGGCCAGAAGAGTCTTTTAAGATATTTAATGTTTTATTAGGAGATAAATTTGCACCTGATGGTGTAATGGCAAATGATATTTATTTAGCTTTAGTTACAATTCACGGTACCATCATGGTATTCTTTGTACTGACGGCAGGTTTGAGTGGAACTTTTAGTAACTTACTTATTCCACTTCAGATTGGAGCGCGAGATATGGCTTCTGGATTCATGAATATGATTTCCTATTGGTTATTTTTCTTGTCTGCTGTTGTAATGTTATGTTCTTTATTTGTTGAAGCTGGTCCAGCTTCTGCAGGATGGACAATTTACCCTCCATTAAGTGCTTTACCACAAGCGATTCCTGGATCTGGAACTGGTATGACTTTATGGTTAGTATCTATGGCTATTTTCATCGCATCTTCTTTGATGGGATCTTTAAATTACATTGTTACTGTTCTTAACTTAAGAACTAAAGGGATGTCTATGACTAGACTTCCACTTACAATATGGACATTTTTCGTAACAGCTATTATTGGTGTTATTTCATTCCCAGTATTATTGTCTGCTGCTTTATTATTGATTTTCGATAGAAGTTTCGGTACTTCATTCTTCTTATCTGATATCTATATTGCAGGAGAGGTTTTACACTACCAAGGAGGTTCTCCAGTATTGTTTGAGCACTTATTCTGGTTCTTAGGTCACCCTGAGGTTTATATCGTAATCTTACCAGCAATGGGTCTTGTTTCTGAAATTATGGCTACGAACTCTCGTAAACCAATCTTCGGATATAGAGCAATGATTATGTCAGTTCTTGCAATTGCATTCTTATCAACTATTGTATGGGGTCACCACATGTTTATTTCAGGTATGAATCCTTTCTTAGGATCTGTATTTACTTTCACTACTTTATTGATTGCAATTCCTTCTGCTGTAAAAGCATTTAACTGGATTACAACTTTATGGAAAGGTAACTTACAGTTTAACCCTGCAATGTTATTCTCTATTGGAATGGTTTCTACTTTCATCACTGGAGGTTTAACTGGAATCATTTTAGGAGATAGTACCTTAGATATTAACGTTCACGATACTTACTTCGTAATTGCTCACTTTCACTTAGTAATGGGTATCTCTGCACTTTACGGAATGTTTGCTGGTATTTACCACTGGTTTCCTAAAATGTACGGAAGAATGTTAAATAAGAACTTAGGTTATATTCACTTCTGGATTACGGCGGTTTGTGCTTACGGAGTATTCTTCCCAATGCACTTTATTGGATTAGCTGGTTTACCAAGACGTTATTATACAAATACTAACTTCCCATTATTTGATGATTTACAAAATGTGAATGTTTTAATTACAACGTTCGCTCTTGTTGGTGGTGCATTCCAGTTAGTATTCTTATACAACTTCTTTAGCAGTATTTTCTATGGTAAAAAAGCTGTTCAAAACCCATGGAAATCTACAACTTTAGAATGGACTACTCCAGTTGAACATATCCACGGAAACTGGCCAGGAGAAATCCCTCACGTGTACCGTTGGCCGTATGACTATAGTAACCCAAATCATGATGTAGATTTTGTTCCTCAAAATGTACCAATGAAAGAAGGTGAAGAAGTTTTACACCACTAAAAATATTTTAAAAGACCGTCATCTCTGACGGTCTTTTTTATTTGGTTAAAGTTTAAAAGGATATTATTACTATTTTATAGAACTAATTACTTTCTATATCTTTGTAGGATGAATGAAAATCTTGATCCTACTACAAAAGGATATAACTCAGAAGAATTAGATCTTGAAAAAAGATTACGCCCGCTATCATTTGATGACTTTGCTGGACAAGATCAAGTTTTGGAAAATTTAAAAGTCTTTGTCGCTGCAGCTAATCAGCGAGGCGAAGCGCTTGACCATGCTCTTTTTCATGGGCCTCCTGGACTTGGTAAAACGACTTTGGCAAATATATTAGCTAATGAACTTCAAGTTGGAATTAAAATTACTTCTGGTCCTGTACTTGACAAGCCAGGAGATTTAGCTGGATTGTTGACGAATTTAGATGAAAGAGATGTTTTGTTTATTGATGAAATTCATAGATTAAGTCCTGTTGTTGAAGAATATTTATATTCGGCAATGGAGGATTTCAAAATCGATATTATGATTGAATCGGGGCCAAATGCACGAACAGTTCAGATTAATTTGAATCCGTTTACACTTATTGGTGCCACTACACGTTCGGGATTGTTAACTGCTCCGATGCGTGCCCGTTTTGGGATTTCATCTCGTTTGCAATATTATACTACGGAACTTTTGACAACAATTGTTGAAAGAAGTGCTTCTATCTTAAAAATGCCGATTGATCTTGAAGCGGCAATTGAAATTGCAGGCCGTAGCCGTGGAACTCCTCGTATTGCTAATGCCTTATTGCGAAGAGTACGTGATTTTGCTCAAATAAAAGGAAATGGCAGAATTGATCTTGAAATTTCTAGATATGCCTTAAAAGCATTAAATGTAGATGCTCATGGTCTTGACGAAATGGACAATAAGATTTTATTGACTATTATTAATAAGTTCAAAGGCGGTCCTGTTGGACTTTCTACTTTGGCAACGGCTGTATCTGAAAGCAGCGAAACTATTGAGGAAGTTTATGAACCATTTTTGATTCAAGAAGGATTTATTATGCGTACACCGCGAGGTCGTGAAGTGACAGAAAAAGCATATAAACATTTAGGAAAGGTAAATACAAACATACAAGGAGGTTTGTTTTAATTTTATGTCTGACAAGTTAAAATATACTTATCCCGAAAAATTATCTTTGTTAAGATTTTTTAGAGATGCTGAAGGAGTTCGTAGAAATCCTATTCCTTTTCATAAAAAATATTTTGAGAAATTTGGAGATTCCTTTTCTATTAGAACTGGTTTTTCAAAGTATATAATTTTGTCAAGAGATAATGAAATTGCACAGTATATTTTAGTTAAGAATCAGAAGAATTACCATAAATCTAAATTTCAGTCTGTCTATCTTTCTAAGTATTTAGGAAAAGGACTTTTAACTAGTGATGGCGATTTTTGGTTAAAACAAAGACGTTTGATTCAGCCAGCATTTCATAAACAAAAAATGAATCAGCTGGTTGCTAATATGAATACTGTTATAACTTCAGAAATAGATGATTTTGTTGAAGAAAAGCCAATAGATCTTTTTCCTGTAATGAGTAATCTGGCATTTAATGTTGTGGCGAAATCTTTATTTCAGCTTTCAACTGCTGAAGATAAATTTCAACGAATTAAGTTTATCATAGAGGAAGTTCAGAATTTCTTAATTAAGGAAATTAGGCTTCCACATAAAGCGTGGTGGTTTTCGCTGAGTGGACAAGTTAAAAAACATCTTAAGTTAGCCGAAGAAAATAACAATATTATTCAGGAAATCATTGAAGAAAGAAAAACTTCGGGAGAAGAAATAAATGATTTATTGAATATGCTTTTGGAAACTAGATATGAAGATACTGGTGAAAGTATGTCTGTCGAACAATTGATCGATGAGATTAAGGTTTTGTTTATTGCTGGACATGAAACAACTGCAAATGCTTTGACTTTTACGCTTCATCTTTTGGGAAAAAATCCAGAGATACAGCAAAAGATTTTCGATGAAATTACTGAGATCGAATCCAAGACAGATAATGTTATTGAACAGCTCCAAAAAATGATATATACCAATGCTGTTTTGAATGAATCGATGCGTTTATATCCACCAGCATGGATTACCGACAGACAGAATCTTGAAGATGATTCTTTAGTTCAGTTTAAAATTAAAAAAAATACATTGATTGGAGTTTCTTTTTACGAGCTGCATCGGAATCCAAAATATTGGGAGAACCCAGATGAATTTATTCCAGAACGATTTCTTGGAGATCAGAAGAAAGAATCAATGCAATATTTTTATCCTTTTGGTGCTGGCCCAAGAATGTGTATTGGAACTGGTTTTGCCATTTATGAAATGTGCCTGACGATATCTCAAATTGTAAAAAAATATGTCATTAAATCTAATAATGATGTAGTTCAATTTAATCCGCTTATTACACTAAAACCTGTTAATGTAGAAGTTTCATTTTTTAAAAGATGAGTATTAATTCAAAAGAAACATATTCAAAATTTATAAAAGAAGAAGCAAAAAGACTAGGTTTTATTTCTTGCGGAATTTCTAAAGCAGGTTTTTTGGAACAAGAAGCACCTCGGTTAGAGAAATGGTTAAAGAACAATCATAATGGTCAGATGGCTTATATGGAAAACCATTTTGATAAACGTTTAGACCCTACATTATTAGTCGATGATGCAAAAAGTGTAGTTTCTCTTTTACTTAATTATTTCCCATCTGAGTCTCAGAATAATGAAAGTTATAAAATATCGAAATATGCTTATGGACAGGATTATCATTTCGTTATTAAAGAAAAATTAAAAGAATTTTTACATTCCATTCAGGAAAATATAGGTGACGTTTCTGGTCGTGCATTTGTTGATTCGGCACCAGTTTTAGATAAAGCTTGGGCTGCAAAAAGTGGTTTAGGCTGGATCGGAAAAAACAGTAATTTATTAACTCAGAAAGTAGGTTCTTTTTACTTCATAGCAGAACTTATTTTAGATTTAGATTTAGAGTATGATCATGCTGTAACAGATCATTGTGGTTCCTGTACTGCTTGCATAGATGCTTGTCCTACACAGGCGATAGTGGCGCCTTATATTGTTGATGGGAGTAAATGTATTTCTTATTATACTATTGAGTTAAAGGAAAATCTTCCTTATGAAATGAAGGGAAAATTTGATGAGTGGATGTTTGGTTGCGATACCTGTCAAGATGTTTGTCCTTGGAATCGATTCTCTAAACCTCACTCTGAACCTTTATTTAACCCCAATCCTGATTTACTTTCTTTTACCAAAAAAGACTGGACGGAAATAACAGAAGAAACCTTTAAAATGGTTTTCAAAAACTCACCTATCAAGAGAACGAAATTTGATGGTCTAAAACGTAATATTAAGTTTTTAGAGTAAATATGTTAAGTTTTTTTTTTATTCTTTTAAGTTCTTGTTATTTAGGTTTTTATGTTTTTTAAGTGAGTAAAAACTTATTTTTTAATCTTACAAAATATTGTTTTTTTGTGAATTTTTTCTGTAAGAATATGATTTATTCATATTTCTTTAAGAAAATATGACTTATTCATTATCAAATGTTTATGTTTTTTAGCTTCTAAATGACGTGAACATTTGTTAAATTTTGTTATTCGACGACTTTCCATGCATTTTATCGACTAATATCGTCCTGATTTTAGTCTTTGATATACTTTCGTACCTCCAAAACTACTAATTTAATCTTGAGACGATTGCTAAATAAGTCTTACGCTTTGAAATGCTTATGGTAAAATTTTACTATTCTAGTGCTGAAAAAAGTTTTTTCAACTACTCAAAATCCAATCCTTATAATTTTTCGTATTTCATCAATATGCTAAAAACTATCATCAGTTTTTCAGTGTCTTATATTTCTGTTCCACAAACCCAAGTTGTCTATGCGTAACTTTACTTTTAATTGGTTTAATTTACTTAAGCCAAATTTTATTGTCTTATTCTTTTTTTTGATAAGCTGTAGTGCTTCTGCTCAGTTTTATTCAAAACATTATATTGCGCCGGCTCCCTGGCAGTATTTTAGTAAAGCAAATGAAATTGTCATAGCTACAAATTCTACATCTACTGTAAATGTTTCCATATCAAAAAGTAATGGAACTTTAATTGCTAATTTAACTACAGTAAAAGGAACTCCAGCTGTTTATAGATTTGCTGGTTTGCCAAAAAATGCTCCTGCATATGCATTTAATACTATTTTGAATAGTGCCGGATTAATAATTTCAGGTAATGCCCCTGTTTCTGTCAATTTAAGAAATATTGCTTCTGATGCGTTAGGTAGCGACGGAAGTGATAAAGATATCAAAGGAAATGCAGCATTAACTAGTTTCGGTGATGCTGGAATAGGAATTAGATACAGAATAGGATATTATAGAGACGGATCTTTGGGGAATTTTAACAATTATGGAGACCAACGTCCTATTTACAGTGTAATGGCGATTAGTAACGGTACAACTATAAAACTTAATAACGCAGTTATTACAACATTAGATGCAGGACAAAGTTATTTGTTTACTGCACCTATGGGATCTTTAGTAGAGACTTCAAATCCAACAGTAATGAACACTTCTGCGGCGATAGACACGCCAAATGGCTGTGGAGATGGAGCTTATAATCAAATTCCTCCTGAAGCAGTTTTAGGAACAGAATATTTTATTGAAAGAGGAAAAGGAAATGATACTGCGGAGCAGACAACTGTAGTGGCAACAAAACCCAATACGGTTTTAACTATAGATACATTTTCAGCAACAGGTGCGTTAACAGCTACTGTAAATAAAACACTAGTTAATGCTGGTGATTTTTACACCTTCAAAAATGGTGTTTCTGGAACTAATTTCTCAGCATCTAGAGTTTTTGCTACAAATAATGTTGCTGTATACTCAGGAACTGCACGAGATTGTGAGGTTGATGTTTATACTATTGCGCCTGTTTCACAATGTGGCGGGTCTAATTTTATTGAAACGGCTAAATTTAGGAATTATGGAGTAGATGCATTGCCTTATTTTGGATATGTACTTTTGAAGGATGCTTCTGAAAAAGTATATATAAATGGAGTAGATATCGAAACGAAACCAGGAATTGCTGCTCGTCATCAATTAGGCAATACAGGTTGGTACTTGATTAATTTTGAAGACAATCAAATAGGAAGCCCTGATATTCTCTCGCTTTCAAGTTTAGCTAAATTAACAGTTTCGATTGTACAACAAGGAGGAGGATTTACGATGGCTGGATTTTTCTCAAATTTTGCAGTTCAACCAGCAGATCCAACCTTTACTTATGTATCAGGGGGAGGATGTACCAATAATACAGCTACATTAACTACACCTACAGGGTTTGCTCCTTATCAATGGTATCTAAATGGAGTGGCAATTTCAGGTGCAAACTCAGAAACATATACAGCTACGAAAACAGGTTCATATTCAGTTGCTTCAACCTTGACTTGTGGAGCTCAGACTCAATCTAAACCAGTTTCAGTTACTTTATGTACTGATTTAGGAGTTACAAAAACAGTAGATAACGCGACACCATGTGTTGGTTCTAACGTTGAGTTTACTGTAAAATTGAGCAATTTAGGTGTGAATAATGCTACGGGAGTTTCGATAAACGATCTACTTCCGAGCGGATATACATTTGCCAGCTCAACACAAACAGTAGGAAGTTATAATGCAACAACGGGTGTTTGGAGTATAGGAGATGTAAATGGAGGAGTTGTAGAAACATTAAAAATTACTGCAAAGGTTAATGCATCTGGTGTTTATACTAATACAGCAGCTTTGCCGGGAACAACAACAGATAGTAACTCAAATAATAATAGTGCTAGTGTTTCAACTAATCCAAATCCATTGCCAACTGCTTCGATAACAGGAACCTTAACGGCTTGTTTAACAACTACTTTGACGGCTGTGACAAATGCAGCATCTCCAACGTATGTTTGGTATAAAAATAATGCTGTGATTTCTGGTCAAACATCCTCATCATTGGTTGTAAATTCTGATGGAGATTATAAAGTAAAAGTTACAAATTCTTCGACAGGATGTGAAACAACTTCTACTGCTTCTACAGTAAAAGTAAGTGATACAGACAAACCGGTAAAACCTGTTTTGGCAGATATTACAGCGCAATGTTCAGCAACTGTAACCGCTCCAACCACAACGGATAATTGTGCAGGTACTGTGACAGGAACAACAACAAGTCCGTTAACATATACAGCTCAAGGAACCTATTCTATTACCTGGAGTTTTAATGATGGAAATGGGAATGTTGAAACTGCAATTCAAAAAGTGATTATTAAAGATACTCAAAAACCAGCAATTACATGTCCAACAGCAGTTGTGGTTTCTGCAGATGCAAATTCTTGCGTGGCAACCGGTGTTAATTTAGGCACGCCTACCACATCAGATAATTGCAGTGGAGCAGTAACGGTAACAAACAATGCACCGTCAAGTTTTCCAATTGGAAATACAACGGTAACTTGGACAGCAACAGATGCTGCAGGAAATACGCAGACCTGCACACAGACAGTAACAGTAAACGATACCCAAAAACCAGCAATTACATGTCCATCGGCAGTTGTGGTTTCTGCAGATGCAGATTCTTGCTCGGCAACAGGAGTTAGTTTAGGCACTCCGACAACATCTGATAATTGCAGTGGAGCAGTAACGGTAACAAACAATGCACCGTCAAGTTTTCCAATTGGAAATACAACGGTAACCTTGACAGCAACAGATGCTGCAGGAAATACGCAGACCTGCACACAGACAGTAACAGTAAACGATACCCAAAAACCAGCAATTACATGTCCATCGGCAGTTGTGGTTTCTGCAGATGCAGATTCTTGCTCGGCAACAGGAGTTAGTTTAGGCACTCCGACAACATCTGATAATTGCAGTGGAGCAGTAACGGTAACAAACAATGCACCGTCAAGTTTCCCGATTGGAAATACAACAGTAACCTGGACAGCAACAGATGCGGCAGGAAATAAACAGACCTGCACGCAGACTGTAACAGTAAACGATACCCAAAAACCAGCAATTACATGTCCATCGGCAGTTGTGGTTTCTGCTGATGCAGATTCTTGCTCAGCAACAGGAGTTAGTTTAGGCACTCCGACAACATCTGATAATTGTAATGGAACAGTAACGGTAACTAACAATGCACCGTCAAGTTTCCCGATTGGAAATACAACAGTAACCTGGACTGCAACAGATGCGGCAGGAAATAAACAGACCTGCACGCAGACTGTAACAGTAAACGATACCCAAAAACCAGCAATTACATGTCCATCGGCAGTTGTGGTTTCTGCAGATGCAGATTCTTGCTCGGCAACAGGAGTTAGTTTAGGCACTCCGACAACATCTGATAATTGTAATGGAACAGTAACGGTAACAAACAATGCACCGTCAAGTTTTCCGATTGGAAATACAACAGTAACCTGGACAGCAACAGATGCGGCAGGAAATAAACAGACCTGCACGCAGACTGTAACAGTAAACGATACCCAAAAACCAGCAATTACATGTCCATCGGCAGTTGTGGTTTCTGCAGATGCAGATTCTTGCTCGGCAACAGGAGTTAGTTTAGGCACTCCGACAACATCTGATAATTGTAATGGAATAGTAACGGTAACAAACAATGCACCGTCAAGTTTCCCGATTGGAAATACAACAGTAACCTGGACAGCAACAGATGCGGCAGGAAATAAACAGACCTGCACGCAGACTGTAACAGTAAACGATACCCAAAAACCAGCAATTACATGTCCATCGGCAGTTGTGGTTTCTGCAGATGCAGATTCTTGCTCGGCAACAGGAGTTAGTTTAGGCACTCCGACAACATCTGATAATTGTAATGGAACAGTAACGGTAACAAACAATGCACCGTCAAGTTTTCCGATTGGAAATACAACAGTAACCTGGACAGCAACAGATGCGGCAGGAAATAAACAGACTTGTACTCAAATAGTAAAAGTTGTAGGCCCGATTAAACCCAATAATGATGTGGTTTCGATTAACGGATATCCAGGAGGAACTGCCGTTTCAGATGTTTTAGCAAACGATTTTCTTAATTGTAAAGCAGTAGTCAGAAGTGAAGTTGATTTGACTTTGGCTTCTTCATTACCGTCAGTTTTAACTTTTGATACTACAACAGGAAAAGTTACTGTTAAGCCAAATACACCAGCAGGAACATATTCTTTTGACTATAAAATTTGCGAAGTGGCGAATACTTCTAATTGTAATACTGCAACTGTAGAAATAAAAGTTACCGCACCAGCAATTTTAGCTGTAAAAGAAGACTTAGGACCAATCAATGGAACAATAGGAGGTACAACGACATCACTTATTGCATCGGATAAACTGAATGGAGTTCAGGCCGTTATTGGATCAAATCCGGGACAGGTTACTTTAACAGCAGCGAATGTTCCAGCAGGATTTACCGTTAATGCAGACGGAACAATTACGGTAAGCAAAGGTGTTAAAAAAGGAAATTATGATATTGAATATACCATCTGCGACAATAATAATATTACGACTAACTGCTCAACAGCAACTTCAACAGTTACTGTAACAGCAGCAGATTTAGTTGCCAATCTGGACGCTGCGGGATCAGTAATTGGAGGAAACAGTTCTCAGGCCCTTATCAATGTTTTTGATAATGATACTAAAAACGGGGCAAAACTGGATCCGTCAGAAGTGAAACTGACACCTGGAACAGACCCGAAAGGCTTCTTAACAATTGATTCAGACGGAAATGCGATTTTAGGGGCTAATGCACCGGCAGGAAATTAT
This portion of the Flavobacterium panacagri genome encodes:
- a CDS encoding HYR domain-containing protein, whose protein sequence is MRNFTFNWFNLLKPNFIVLFFFLISCSASAQFYSKHYIAPAPWQYFSKANEIVIATNSTSTVNVSISKSNGTLIANLTTVKGTPAVYRFAGLPKNAPAYAFNTILNSAGLIISGNAPVSVNLRNIASDALGSDGSDKDIKGNAALTSFGDAGIGIRYRIGYYRDGSLGNFNNYGDQRPIYSVMAISNGTTIKLNNAVITTLDAGQSYLFTAPMGSLVETSNPTVMNTSAAIDTPNGCGDGAYNQIPPEAVLGTEYFIERGKGNDTAEQTTVVATKPNTVLTIDTFSATGALTATVNKTLVNAGDFYTFKNGVSGTNFSASRVFATNNVAVYSGTARDCEVDVYTIAPVSQCGGSNFIETAKFRNYGVDALPYFGYVLLKDASEKVYINGVDIETKPGIAARHQLGNTGWYLINFEDNQIGSPDILSLSSLAKLTVSIVQQGGGFTMAGFFSNFAVQPADPTFTYVSGGGCTNNTATLTTPTGFAPYQWYLNGVAISGANSETYTATKTGSYSVASTLTCGAQTQSKPVSVTLCTDLGVTKTVDNATPCVGSNVEFTVKLSNLGVNNATGVSINDLLPSGYTFASSTQTVGSYNATTGVWSIGDVNGGVVETLKITAKVNASGVYTNTAALPGTTTDSNSNNNSASVSTNPNPLPTASITGTLTACLTTTLTAVTNAASPTYVWYKNNAVISGQTSSSLVVNSDGDYKVKVTNSSTGCETTSTASTVKVSDTDKPVKPVLADITAQCSATVTAPTTTDNCAGTVTGTTTSPLTYTAQGTYSITWSFNDGNGNVETAIQKVIIKDTQKPAITCPTAVVVSADANSCVATGVNLGTPTTSDNCSGAVTVTNNAPSSFPIGNTTVTWTATDAAGNTQTCTQTVTVNDTQKPAITCPSAVVVSADADSCSATGVSLGTPTTSDNCSGAVTVTNNAPSSFPIGNTTVTLTATDAAGNTQTCTQTVTVNDTQKPAITCPSAVVVSADADSCSATGVSLGTPTTSDNCSGAVTVTNNAPSSFPIGNTTVTWTATDAAGNKQTCTQTVTVNDTQKPAITCPSAVVVSADADSCSATGVSLGTPTTSDNCNGTVTVTNNAPSSFPIGNTTVTWTATDAAGNKQTCTQTVTVNDTQKPAITCPSAVVVSADADSCSATGVSLGTPTTSDNCNGTVTVTNNAPSSFPIGNTTVTWTATDAAGNKQTCTQTVTVNDTQKPAITCPSAVVVSADADSCSATGVSLGTPTTSDNCNGIVTVTNNAPSSFPIGNTTVTWTATDAAGNKQTCTQTVTVNDTQKPAITCPSAVVVSADADSCSATGVSLGTPTTSDNCNGTVTVTNNAPSSFPIGNTTVTWTATDAAGNKQTCTQIVKVVGPIKPNNDVVSINGYPGGTAVSDVLANDFLNCKAVVRSEVDLTLASSLPSVLTFDTTTGKVTVKPNTPAGTYSFDYKICEVANTSNCNTATVEIKVTAPAILAVKEDLGPINGTIGGTTTSLIASDKLNGVQAVIGSNPGQVTLTAANVPAGFTVNADGTITVSKGVKKGNYDIEYTICDNNNITTNCSTATSTVTVTAADLVANLDAAGSVIGGNSSQALINVFDNDTKNGAKLDPSEVKLTPGTDPKGFLTIDSDGNAILGANAPAGNYELTYEICELFNPGNCSTNKVQVTVTAPAILAVKEDLGPINGTIGGTTTSLIASDKLNGVQAVIGSNPGQVTLTAANVPAGFTVNAAGTITVSKGVKKGNYDIEYTICDNNNITTNCSTATSTVTVTAADLVANLDAAGSVIGGNSSQTLINVFDNDTKNGAKLDPSEVKLTPGTDPKGFLTIDADGNAILGANAPAGNYELTYEICELFNPGNCSTNNVQVTVTAPAILAVKEDLGPINGTIGGTTTSLIASDKLNGVQAVIGSNPGQVTLTAANVPAGFTVNADGTVTVSKGVKKGNYDIEYTICDNNNITTNCSTATSTVAVTAADLVANLDAAGSVIGGNSSQTLINVFDNDTKNGAKLDPSEVKLTPGTDPKGFLTIDADGNAILGANAPAGNYELTYEICELFNPGNCSTNKVQVTVTAPVILAVAETLTPSINGSIGGTTSNSVIENDTLNGNPVVIGTQNGQVKLTAVNVPAGLTLNTDGTVTVAVNTPSGIYNIEYSICEITNPLNCDTAISKVAVNNGTLVANSDALSSVKPSNASQTLGGNVFDNDTKNGQPLNPLDVTLTTSTQDPKGYLALNPDGTVILGANPPAGDYELTYTICEKLNPENCSSNKVRVTVDVFVIDAIEETLTPSINGSIGGTTTNSVVDNDTLNGNPVVIGIQNGQVKLSAVNVPAGLTLNADGSVTVAVNTPSGIYNIEYSICEITNPSNCDSAISKVAVNNGVLIANADNIPSVKVSNTAKNLGFNVFTNDTENGIALNPSDVNLTITTPDPKGYLTVNSDGTVTLGSNAPAGDYELTYTICEKLNPGNCSSNTVRLTVESNLVANLDSVPATVGINTQQTLINVFANDTKDGNSLVPSDVILTTTVADPKGYLTVDANGNAILAPNAPAGDYELTYSICDKLNASNCSTNMVKVTVTAPIMNSIIANNDADGPIDVKKGMNASINIFANDLLNGVKPSPSDIILTTTVANPHITLNADGAISIAPNTPDGTYEVTYQICEAANTSNCSQPAVVKITVVNSADPAGPPASNQISLGDDTNISVDGINGDLEFINVLGNDLINGQPINPAAVVIKPLTIDNYFEWNADGTVSVKPNTPGKTYTLTYQVCEKADPLNCSTAVLTVFVEVPAIAVVKAATFNDENNSGFANAGETITYKFTLTNTGNVPLTGVIINDPLPGVKVSGQAIDLAVNESNETNFTAIYKITQEDINRGSVTNQAIAKGSSLRGVAVEDQSDDSSNNGDNPTVLDLNGCSIKVLKAFSPNGDSKNERFYIRGIECYPDNTVEIYNRWGVLVFNIDQYNNSDRAFIGYSNGRSTVKQTEGLPVGTYFYILKYKDSAKNPHQESGYLYINK